Proteins from a genomic interval of Nematostella vectensis chromosome 12, jaNemVect1.1, whole genome shotgun sequence:
- the LOC116612347 gene encoding metabotropic glutamate receptor 4 gives MAPKEVFAAMKSLSTVMAILALCGGTLAQSDRIKVNGDFVIGTVMPVRSSFPGCTNIDIGSLLKVEAMFYAVQNINQRAAALGLNGSLGLDIRDTCAGTYQAMMDLVMRSHPGGAVDPRLIAVTGDLPLDVQEHQNSLMLLLSREITHVSCDATAVTSNAYIAASEKIFHVNPSERTSVEAIADLVSKYQWAYVGLIGDTGSEYLVSEFRSEANANDICVGMNYTIDADVSEQQLKDFVTRLDAERNFTVVVLFTAHAITRRLLTEASRQKLTGMTWVMGQRSWPNTAPIALPNMAAQGMFVIETHTSLSGFEDYLRSLPTGNTKINNHWLRELSAIGASDDSENTTATPPTASPTPCDLNVDPLCGLDRQRLSTIVSQMIDRIEEAACSLDAVATVARGLVAREKCRNSSYCPQERTAFHELVRGLDFVSPLTEHQISFSKRGYLKQTKYQVYNYQQNYSRISSGEMSKLKAVDVGVWYQAADSKSTLTIDQDRVEWHGGGKERPASRCHEICPEGKFRSRKKERYGAECCWECAKCPDMTYTDGKDAMSCKKCSEKHRPNLAQTECVAYYEDYVHWEHPGALFMLFLIVVGICFALYINFVLFRYSDTPVVRKAKSAILTLLPLTVILFLLPIPLLSKPTEASCEGYRLFFLFVLGVPLAVLISRSQYFDNKCYDPVNGSASCTWKCLGPRALVTSFVIGLHIIFALILTFLLPVKVDRLPTDDPFTVFLECNYHSSYQFLVLIFYIMVMAVLVTIFSFNEVIDEENNYEVKWISFAMFNWYAITFFYVVFQFGLYRKEKIILLALMDFFYAVNLLGFLYLPKWYIITFRPEKNRGDASPWSAYVKNQEKVSERLSAPEDSPVMAKRGQTGTSESPEAQGLIADTDI, from the coding sequence ATGGCCCCTAAGGAAGTTTTCGCGGCGATGAAGTCATTGTCGACAGTGATGGCAATTTTAGCGCTTTGTGGAGGGACTTTAGCGCAGTCTGATAGAATCAAAGTCAATGGAGACTTCGTCATAGGGACCGTAATGCCTGTACGCTCTTCCTTTCCGGGATGCACAAACATAGATATTGGTTCTTTGCTGAAAGTGGAAGCCATGTTTTATGCAGTCCAGAACATCAATCAAAGAGCCGCCGCGCTGGGACTCAACGGGAGCCTGGGACTTGACATCCGGGATACTTGCGCAGGAACATACCAAGCTATGATGGACTTGGTAATGAGGTCACATCCTGGGGGAGCTGTTGACCCTCGCCTGATAGCAGTCACCGGGGACTTACCCCTCGACGTCCAGGAACACCAGAACAGCTTGATGTTACTGCTGAGTCGGGAAATCACGCATGTCAGCTGCGACGCAACCGCTGTAACATCAAACGCTTACATTGCAGCCTCTGAGAAGATCTTCCACGTTAATCCTAGCGAGAGGACGAGTGTGGAGGCGATCGCGGACCTCGTTTCTAAGTACCAGTGGGCTTATGTCGGGCTTATTGGAGACACGGGCTCAGAATACCTCGTATCCGAGTTTCGTAGCGAAGCGAATGCAAATGACATCTGTGTTGGGATGAATTATACTATTGATGCTGACGTCAGCGAACAGCAGCTTAAGGACTTTGTGACCAGGCTTGATGCCGAGAGAAATTTCACCGTGGTAGTATTGTTTACTGCGCATGCGATAACGCGGAGGCTGCTGACCGAGGCGTCAAGACAAAAGCTGACTGGGATGACCTGGGTTATGGGTCAGCGGTCTTGGCCAAATACCGCGCCGATCGCACTTCCAaatatggcagcacaagggaTGTTTGTGATCGAGACTCATACCAGTTTGTCGGGTTTTGAAGATTACCTGCGAAGCCTTCCCACCGGAAACACTAAAATCAACAACCACTGGCTGCGTGAGCTATCAGCTATAGGAGCATCTGATGACTCTGAAAACACAACAGCAACCCCGCCTACTGCCTCTCCCACCCCCTGTGATCTTAATGTGGACCCCCTATGTGGTCTCGACAGGCAGCGACTGAGTACTATTGTCAGCCAAATGATTGATAGGATTGAGGAAGCAGCGTGTTCATTGGATGCCGTTGCAACGGTTGCCAGGGGGCTTGTTGCCAGGGAAAAGTGCCGAAATTCTTCATATTGCCCACAGGAACGGACCGCCTTCCACGAGCTGGTTCGTGGACTGGATTTTGTCAGCCCACTAACTGAGCATCAGATCAGTTTTTCCAAGCGAGGCTACCTTAAACAGACCAAGTACCAAGTGTACAACTATCAGCAAAATTACAGCAGGATTTCATCAGGCGAGATGTCGAAACTTAAGGCTGTTGATGTAGGAGTGTGGTACCAAGCCGCGGACAGTAAGTCAACCTTGACGATCGATCAGGATCGCGTGGAATGGCACGGAGGGGGCAAAGAAAGGCCTGCCTCACGCTGCCACGAGATCTGTCCAGAGGGGAAGTTCCGATCACGCAAGAAGGAGCGTTACGGTGCCGAGTGTTGCTGGGAATGCGCAAAGTGTCCTGACATGACATACACCGATGGCAAGGACGCAATGTCTTGCAAAAAATGCTCAGAAAAACACCGTCCGAATCTGGCCCAAACGGAGTGCGTGGCTTACTACGAGGACTACGTACACTGGGAGCACCCCGGAGCACTATTCATGTTATTCCTGATAGTCGTGGGAATATGTTTTGCGTTGTATATTAACTTTGTGCTGTTCAGATACAGCGATACCCCTGTCGTGCGGAAAGCCAAGAGTGCTATCTTGACGCTGCTTCCCTTGACCGTCATCCTGTTTTTGCTCCCTATCCCTCTGCTCAGCAAACCTACCGAGGCCTCGTGCGAGGGGTACCGCCTCTTCTTCCTGTTTGTCCTGGGCGTGCCCCTGGCTGTCCTCATCTCCCGATCCCAGTACTTCGACAACAAGTGCTATGACCCGGTGAATGGTAGCGCGAGTTGCACATGGAAATGTCTCGGACCTAGAGCACTTGTGACTTCCTTTGTCATAGGCCTGCACATTATCTTCGCCTTGATACTTACCTTCCTGCTTCCTGTGAAAGTTGACCGCCTGCCCACTGACGACCCCTTCACTGTGTTCCTCGAGTGCAACTACCACTCCTCCTACCAGTTCTTGGTCCTGATATTCTACATCATGGTCATGGCTGTCTTGGTCACCATCTTCAGCTTTAATGAGGTGATCGACGAGGAGAACAACTACGAGGTCAAGTGGATCTCCTTCGCGATGTTCAACTGGTACGCCATAACCTTTTTCTACGTCGTCTTCCAGTTTGGTTTGTACCGTAAAGAGAAGATCATTCTGTTAGCTCTTATGGATTTCTTCTACGCTGTGAATCTCTTAGGGTTTTTGTATCTTCCTAAATGGTACATCATCACATTTAGGCCGGAGAAAAATCGAGGTGACGCATCTCCTTGGTCGGCTTATGTCAAGAACCAAGAGAAAGTATCAGAGAGGTTATCTGCTCCGGAAGATTCCCCAGTTATGGCCAAGCGTGGCCAGACCGGTACTTCCGAAAGCCCGGAAGCTCAGGGCTTGATAGCGGATACTGATATTTAG